A genome region from Schlesneria paludicola DSM 18645 includes the following:
- a CDS encoding DUF1559 family PulG-like putative transporter: MLRSRTVQRSTRGGFTLVELLVVIAIIGILVALLLPAVQQARESARVMQCKNNLKQIALAAHNFESTYGGLPPLDLSRGWASWAVMILPYLDQAPTYSNWDVKKRYCVQGMSMGPGGFVYDPLKAGVEIPLFYCPTIRSAHCFDEGQSFANEPSACPASLPLAPGQTTAGIPLDKPRGPTGRSDYGANGGSVYVAIEAANAGDLLMNVMNGPFLRAMDPVTGKVAECRAQPGCDGSPSSSDLGPSCGCACDISFRYSRGLKDITDGLTNTILFGEKFLSAELIDFNAATTANGCSSARWSESTVLTGYNGDGIMRFAGRNHPMITNSRFTGSGCWTVQTTFGSWHVGGFAQFAMADGSVRSLSANIDNGSAGQEGVYGALASRAGGGTLRSDN, from the coding sequence ATGCTGAGAAGTCGGACGGTGCAGCGTTCCACACGTGGTGGGTTCACTCTGGTTGAATTGCTGGTGGTGATCGCGATCATTGGGATTCTGGTGGCGCTACTGCTGCCTGCCGTGCAGCAGGCTCGCGAATCCGCTCGGGTTATGCAGTGCAAAAACAATCTGAAGCAGATCGCTCTGGCCGCTCACAACTTCGAAAGCACCTATGGGGGGCTTCCGCCGCTGGATTTGAGTCGTGGCTGGGCCAGTTGGGCGGTGATGATTCTGCCCTATCTTGATCAGGCGCCGACTTACAGCAACTGGGATGTCAAGAAGCGGTACTGTGTGCAGGGAATGAGTATGGGGCCCGGTGGATTCGTTTACGACCCGCTGAAGGCAGGTGTCGAGATTCCGCTGTTCTATTGTCCGACCATCCGAAGTGCCCACTGCTTCGACGAGGGGCAGAGTTTCGCGAACGAGCCGAGTGCCTGCCCTGCTTCGCTGCCGTTGGCTCCTGGCCAGACCACTGCCGGGATTCCCCTCGATAAACCACGCGGTCCTACCGGTCGCTCTGACTACGGTGCGAACGGTGGTTCGGTGTATGTCGCGATCGAAGCAGCCAATGCGGGTGATTTGCTTATGAACGTCATGAACGGGCCCTTTTTGCGAGCGATGGATCCCGTCACGGGCAAGGTTGCAGAATGCCGTGCACAGCCAGGCTGTGATGGAAGTCCATCGTCTTCCGATCTGGGTCCATCTTGCGGCTGCGCCTGTGACATCTCGTTCCGCTATTCCCGTGGACTCAAGGACATTACGGATGGATTGACGAACACGATTCTTTTCGGTGAGAAGTTCCTCAGTGCAGAGTTGATCGACTTTAATGCGGCCACAACGGCCAATGGCTGCAGTTCGGCACGCTGGTCGGAATCCACGGTTCTGACAGGTTACAACGGGGATGGGATCATGCGGTTTGCAGGACGGAATCACCCCATGATTACGAACTCGCGCTTTACGGGCAGCGGTTGCTGGACTGTTCAAACGACCTTTGGAAGCTGGCATGTAGGCGGATTTGCTCAGTTTGCCATGGCGGACGGTAGTGTGCGGTCGCTGAGTGCCAATATCGACAACGGCAGCGCCGGTCAGGAAGGAGTCTACGGCGCCCTTGCGTCTCGCGCGGGGGGAGGAACCCTGCGTAGTGACAATTGA
- a CDS encoding HEAT repeat domain-containing protein — MNKWYHPFGLLLLAAMLGDLSGCAQTRDWLAKTSSKKRTEEEIAAAEKKLNEKTPRKKSSVEVADSKPSKSKDSASKDSKESAVAKDSKSKDKDKDIKTASATKSKSKAIDAEHEKFTAAETAKKKKPATETRVESGSNEKDEIALAGSTKPAKPAKPKASASTADDDLYSFVDKMEKPTATKPVKKVAKPEVDEEVDAVAETKPSSRKNVVQVKKEVAKIEENDDIADWLDTETQPESKSVKSAIVSEPTEDESPLSESDKPVARKEKPRKAEAAHSWDDDLAEAKATNTRTEDESSLFEEKPVSEKKLAVTRVSEKKSGAHHESQQGLTATCPQADGELRDVLGGMDLADSESLKQGLHRIGQLGGDGRAAEPLLRQMLKHEDAFVRVHAALAMARLNLTTGESAAVVTASLKSRDASLRSFSVAVLDEMGPQANEVLGSLAASMNDRDGQIRLRAAEVLIRHDDWSLQALQCLLSCLSERDENVRWLATYSFAELAPQSPEAVQALMKATGDPVSKVRVGAVYALGEIGPYAKRSGAELHRLMDSTKDEELKSAIAYSLQQIEK; from the coding sequence ATGAACAAGTGGTATCACCCCTTCGGATTGTTGTTATTGGCGGCCATGTTGGGAGATCTGAGTGGCTGCGCTCAAACTCGAGATTGGCTCGCCAAAACGTCGTCCAAAAAACGGACGGAAGAAGAGATCGCAGCGGCTGAAAAGAAACTGAACGAAAAGACACCCAGGAAAAAGTCGTCTGTCGAAGTCGCTGACTCGAAGCCATCGAAGTCCAAAGACTCTGCGTCCAAAGACAGCAAAGAGAGCGCTGTTGCAAAGGACTCGAAGTCGAAGGACAAGGATAAGGACATCAAGACGGCCAGCGCGACCAAGTCGAAGTCGAAAGCGATTGACGCTGAACATGAAAAGTTCACGGCAGCGGAAACCGCAAAGAAGAAAAAGCCTGCGACAGAGACGCGTGTGGAATCGGGCAGCAACGAAAAAGATGAAATCGCCTTGGCGGGCAGCACGAAGCCGGCCAAGCCTGCGAAGCCTAAAGCCAGTGCCTCCACGGCCGATGACGACCTGTATTCCTTCGTCGACAAAATGGAAAAGCCGACCGCGACGAAACCGGTGAAAAAGGTTGCCAAGCCAGAGGTCGATGAGGAAGTCGACGCGGTTGCCGAGACGAAGCCGTCGTCTCGCAAGAACGTCGTGCAGGTAAAGAAAGAAGTCGCCAAGATCGAAGAGAATGACGACATCGCCGATTGGCTCGATACCGAAACGCAACCGGAATCCAAATCGGTGAAGTCAGCCATCGTTTCTGAGCCAACAGAAGACGAGTCGCCCCTCTCGGAGAGTGACAAACCAGTCGCTCGCAAGGAAAAGCCACGAAAGGCAGAGGCGGCGCACTCATGGGACGACGATCTGGCCGAGGCCAAAGCCACAAATACCCGAACTGAGGACGAGAGTTCACTGTTCGAGGAAAAGCCAGTCTCCGAAAAGAAGCTGGCGGTCACCAGAGTTTCAGAGAAAAAGAGTGGAGCGCATCACGAGTCGCAGCAGGGGTTAACGGCGACTTGTCCACAAGCGGACGGCGAATTGCGCGACGTATTGGGGGGAATGGATCTTGCAGACTCGGAATCCTTGAAGCAGGGGCTACACCGGATTGGGCAGTTGGGAGGAGACGGGCGCGCAGCGGAACCGCTTCTGCGACAAATGCTGAAGCATGAGGATGCGTTCGTACGAGTTCATGCCGCGCTCGCAATGGCTCGGCTGAATTTGACGACCGGCGAGTCCGCGGCCGTGGTGACGGCATCGCTCAAGTCTCGGGATGCCAGCCTGCGATCATTCAGTGTTGCGGTCTTGGATGAAATGGGACCCCAGGCAAATGAAGTTCTCGGATCGCTGGCCGCCAGCATGAACGATCGAGATGGGCAGATTCGACTTCGCGCTGCCGAAGTTCTGATCCGCCACGACGACTGGTCGTTGCAGGCACTGCAATGTCTGCTGTCGTGCCTGTCGGAGCGAGATGAGAATGTGCGGTGGCTGGCGACTTACTCGTTCGCCGAGCTCGCCCCACAGTCTCCCGAGGCGGTCCAGGCACTCATGAAGGCGACGGGTGATCCGGTATCGAAGGTTCGTGTCGGAGCCGTCTACGCTCTGGGTGAAATCGGTCCCTATGCAAAACGATCCGGGGCTGAACTCCATCGCCTGATGGACTCGACGAAGGACGAAGAGTTGAAGTCCGCCATTGCTTACTCACTCCAGCAAATCGAAAAATAG